One window of the Pelmatolapia mariae isolate MD_Pm_ZW linkage group LG15, Pm_UMD_F_2, whole genome shotgun sequence genome contains the following:
- the paplnb gene encoding papilin b, proteoglycan-like sulfated glycoprotein, which produces MNILQVLGLLQLLAVPAFTLTRSTHDYWGEFGAYGPCSRSCGTGVAVRTRKCITSRTDGGHNCIGSSKSFRTCNTHECPVSSRDFREEQCSQFDRMDFNGKRYTWLPYYGAANPCELNCVPRGEDFFYRHRTAVVDGTLCYVGRSDICVDGVCRILTRGEFMGLDEDTNSVHSSAPVVVAAPHPRETFTYVYRASVFGECSTSCNRGMQHRSVECVVEDPVNPRVVDETYCIAQRLQRPPSQQACNMHPCTAEYSVSSFSVCSATCGEGQQTREVVCVGPGGEHLPDHACSGLVRPPSVQACRRPACYTRITWHMTEYGLCSRSCGGGVRERRVACFDTDLNPYPEDRCGLAHRPHSVEECNTQPCPGVQTVPSVQDPRPGGSTIRGFVPHIPEEPSVSRPATNTVYDPYPNEVRPHCTQSPYGCCPDGRTSATGPRNQGCSQEDCVRTRYGCCLDGVTPARGFGQAGCPEYQTVQHPSPTPPSTGNLCSLPRDEGPCETWTVRFCYNPATAKCTEFWYGGCQGNPNNFASLEACQRECGGVARVPVSTPPRETTRRVTLRDLLRARP; this is translated from the exons ATGAACATCCTGCAAGTCCTGGGACTCCTACAGCTGCTGGCTGTACCTGCTTTTACA TTGACACGTTCGACCCACGACTACTGGGGTGAGTTTGGAGCCTATGGACCCTGCAGCCGCAGCTGTGGCACAGGGGTGGCAGTGAGAACCAGGAAATGTATTACTTCAAG GACAGATGGTGGCCATAACTGCATTGGATCCTCCAAATCATTCCGCACCTGCAATACACAT GAATGCCCGGTGAGCTCAAGGGATTTCAGGGAGGAGCAGTGCTCCCAGTTTGACAGAATGGACTTTAATGGAAAACGCTACACGTGGTTGCCTTATTATGGAG CAGCTAATCCATGTGAGCTCAACTGTGTCCCAAGAGGAGAGGATTTCTTTTACAGACACAGAACTGCAGTGGTAGATGGGACCCTGTGCTATGTGGGCCGCAGTGATATCTGTGTGGATGGCGTCTGCAGG atactGACCCGTGGAGAGTTTATGGGCTTGGATGAAGACACTAACTCAGTACACTCTTCTGCTccagttgttgttgctgctccTCATCCAAGAGAGACATTCACATATGTCTATAGAGCTAGTGTGTTTGGCGAGTGCTCTACCTCGTGCAATAGAGGCATGCAGCATCGTAGTGTGGAGTGTGTAGTTGAGGACCCAGTGAACCCCCGTGTGGTCGACGAGACTTACTGCATTGCCCAGCGCCTGCAACGGCCACCGAGTCAGCAGGCCTGCAACATGCATCCATGTACTGCAGAGTACAGCGTGTCCAGCTTCAGTGTG TGTTCAGCGACCTGTGGAGAAGGACAGCAGACAAGGGAAGTTGTTTGCGTTGGACCAGGAGGCGAACATCTGCCTGATCATGCATGTAGTGGACTGGTTCGACCTCCTTCTGTCCAGGCCTGCCGCAGACCTGCCTGTTACACACGCATAACCTGGCATATGACAGAGTACGGCCTG TGTTCGAGAagttgtggtggtggtgtgagGGAGAGGAGAGTTGCCTGTTTTGACACTGATTTGAACCCCTACCCTGAAGATCGTTGTGGGTTAGCTCACAGACCACATTCTGTGGAGGAATGCAACACGCAGCCCTGCCCTGGGGTGCAAA CGGTCCCAAGTGTGCAGGACCCAAGGCCAGGTGGAAGCACTATTAGAGGATTTGTGCCCCATATTCCAGAAGAACCTTCAG TTTCAAGGCCAGCTACAAACACTGTGTATGACCCTTACCCTAATGAGGTGAGACCTCACTGTACGCAGTCGCCTTACGGCTGCTGTCCTGATGGCCGTACCTCTGCCACGGGGCCCAGGAACCAGGGCTGCTCACAAGAAGACTGTGTCCGCACTAG GTATGGCTGTTGTTTGGATGGGGTGACACCGGCTCGAGGATTCGGACAGGCTGGGTGTCCTGAGTACCAGACTGTG CAGCACCCATCACCCACTCCTCCATCCACTGGCAATTTGTGCTCCCTGCCTCGTGATGAGGGCCCCTGTGAAACCTGGACGGTCCGGTTCTGCTATAATCCTGCCACTGCCAAGTGTACCGAGTTCTGGTATGGAGGCTGCCAGGGCAATCCCAACAACTTTGCGTCCCTGGAGGCATGCCAACGAGAGTGTGGAGGTGTGGCGAGGGTGCCTGTATCCACACCTCCAAGAGAAACTACAAGGAGAGTGACACTCAGGGACCTTCTGAGAGCAAGGCCATAA
- the erh gene encoding enhancer of rudimentary homolog, with amino-acid sequence MSHTILLVQPTKRPEGRTYADYESVNECMEGVCKMYEEHLKRMNPNSPSITYDISQLFDFIDDLADLSCLVYRADTQTYQPYNKDWIKEKIYVLLRRQAQQAAKSV; translated from the exons ATG TCGCACACAATTTTGCTTGTCCAACCAACCAAGAGACCAGAGGGCCGCACATACGCTGACTATGAGTCAGTTAATGAATGCATGGAGG GTGTTTGCAAAATGTATGAAGAGCATCTCAAGAGGATGAATCCAAACAGTCCCTCCATTACTTATGACATTAGTCAGTTGTTTGACTTTATTGATGACTTGGCAGATCTGAGCTGTCTTGT ATACAGAGCTGACACTCAAACATATCAACCATACAACAAAGACTGGATAAAGGAGAAGATATACGTCCTCTTACGGCGTCAGGCTCAGCAAGCAGCAAAGTCAGTTTGA